The proteins below come from a single Oryzias latipes chromosome 14, ASM223467v1 genomic window:
- the LOC105357439 gene encoding cytokine-like protein 1 gives MLKFLFLVACLVPLALCYPYYPSTCYSKVLVKAQEVNHLAAYVKSAPATSVCTAHLPAFHVDVHNGCVVYKMRRYISLVDGLRLNRCAYSAELRRLGSNLKQLHLIMRDRCHGDLAYTGYDCAALDH, from the exons ATGCTCAAGTTCCTGTTCCTGGTTGCTTGCCTGGTGCCTCTGGCCCTGTGCTACCCCTACTACCCATCGACATGCTATAGCAAGGTCCTTGTCAAGGCGCAGGAGGTCAACCACTTGGCTGCATATGTGAAGAGCGCCCCTGCAACT AGTGTTTGCACGGCTCACCTACCAGCTTTTCATGTTGATGTCCAC AATGGTTGTGTGGTGTACAAAATGAGGCGCTACATCTCCTTGGTGGACGGCCTCAGACTCAACCGCTGCGCCTACAGCGCAGAACTGAGAAGGCTTGGATCCAATCTGAAGCAGCTCCACCTCATCATGCGAGACAGATGTCACGGG GACTTGGCCTACACAGGTTATGACTGCGCCGCTTTGGATCACTAA